GGTTGACCGACGAGCCTCCGCTTATGCCAAGATTGTGGGTCTGAGTAAGCTCGGTACGGAACATATACTTTTTCATATCGGCAAGAAAGTCATTCTGACGCAGAGCCTCGATACCGGCATTGTACTCAGCGTCGCTAATCATTCCTGCCTTATTTTTTGCTATAAGGGTGCTCACCTCGCTCATAGTGCCGCGATTGGCTATGGTAGTGCCTCCGGGGTTCTGGTTGTAAAGCTCTATCTCAGCGTCGATATAGTCGCTTGCACCAGCCATATGCAGATAATCAAGATCAGGCTTCGGGAGCACCTTAAGTGAGCCTCGATAGCTCACTTTCATCTTGCCTTCCTCACCCTGCCTGGTAGAGACGATGATCACACCGTTGGCTGAACGTGAGCCATAGATTGAAGCCGCCACAGCATCCTTAAGTACTGTGATGTTGGATATATTGTCGGGGTTAAGGTCAGAGAGCTTAAGTTCGGTGGGATAACCGTCCACGACAACAAGCGGATCAGTCTCGGCATTGAGCGTTGCTCTGCCACGTATGCTCATGCTTCCGTCCTTATTGAGAACCACACCTGCCATCTGCCCTTCAAGACGGTCAGCAAGATTGGTTGCAAGTTTGGACTCAAGTTTCTTGGAGGAGATTGTGCCGAATGATCCGGTTGCCCTCTCCTTGCTCAGAGTGGCATAACCTGTCACAATCACTTCCTCAAGACGGTTATCGTCATCCTGGAGCCTTATCTCCACAGGTCCATTTATCATTGAGATCGCCATCTCCACAGGGCGCATTCCTATGTAGGAGACATGAATTTTCCCATCCTTCTTTGCAGCTGGAACTTTAAGGGTGAATCTACCATCAATATCCGTTGCCGTAGCGTTGGATGTGCCGGATACCGCGACTGTCGCTCCCGGCAACGGTTCTCCGTCATCGGCCAGTACCGATCCTGTTATGACCACAGGATTCTGCGCTATGACTGCCGAAACAGTCACAAGCACAAGCAGCAAGCTTGCAAATAATCTTTTAATCATGGTAAACAATTAATGAAATGTGATAATTTAGAAAGGATATCTATAATTATTAACAATCATCTAAAATCCCACTCTTTAAATTAATAATTATAGCTTTTTGCCAAATGTAGTGAAAAAATCACCCCCCCCAATTATTTAACATTCATTAACTAATATATAATATAAAGTCCCGCTACCGAATTCCGATAGCGGGACTATACTTTAGGTGAAATAACTGAGTGGACTATCGTGCAAGAGCGTCATTGATAGCCTCGCGCACGGCATCGCCACGCAGGTGCTTGCGGAATATAGTTCCGTCAGATGCAATACATATGATGAAAGGAATGCCGTTGAAGCGATATGTCTTCATGGTCTCCTTACCGGAATCAGGCGCAAGAAGCTGCTCCCAGGGCATGTTCTCTGACTGGAGGGCTTTTAGCCAATCCTCCTTTTCACTATCAATGGACACGCTCAGGAATGCAACCTTATCATTATCCTTGAAATCCTCATATATCTTTTTGAGCTTCGGAATCTCCGCACGGCACGGTCCACACCAGCTTGCCCAAAAGTCAACTATCAGGACTTTGCCCTTGAATGCACTGAGGCTCATCGGTTTTCCATTTGCAGTATGGAAAGTAAGATCAGGAGCCGGGGCTCCGATCGCCACAAGATTTTCACGTGCCTTGCGCTCGTCGCGCTCCTTGCGATAGGTCTGAGCCACCTGCGAGCCCGGATTAGCCTTGATTATGGCATCGAGAGTCTCTTCCATAAATGCAGAATCCTTGTCGGCGGAAAGATATGGGAAAAGAGCTATAACACTTGTGAGAGGTCCGTTGTCGCTTATAATCTTGCGGGCATACTCGCCGTCCACATTACCTGCAGCATCGATAATAGATTTGCATACTGCCACCTTTCTGGCTTGAGGAAGCCGTTCGCTGTGCACAAGGCTGTAGATATCCATTGATCTCTTATGGGACTGGGCACTCATAAAGTTAGCCCAGTTCATGATATCATTCTTCGGACCGCCATTTATATGTACAGGTTTTGAAGAGCGGGCTCCACCTTTTTCTGTACTCAAGCCCTCAAAATCCACATTTATATCTTCGTCCTCAATCCACACAGCCGCGCGCTGATAACGTCCGCAGGCAAGTGTGTGTATGCCTGCCTTCTCCACCGGCAGAGTCAATGAGTATGAACCGTCGGCATTGATGGGAGCCTCTCCGACCTTTTCTGACGAAAAGTCACCAGGTCTGGTCAATGATATTTTATCACCTGATTTGAAGTTCCCTACTTTTCCATGCACTGTCACAGAATTCTGCCCTATCATCACCATAGGCAACAACAGCATTGAAAGAGCTGATAACAAAGATTTTCTCATGTCCCGAAATTAGATTTATGATTGATAAGATTGTAGTGTTGACACTCATTTTGCCAACTATTCGTCCTGCCAAATGTACTAATTATTTTCACCTGCTGGCAAGCAATTAAATCTTTTTAACCAAAAGGTGAGATTATCAGCAGTCATTACATGCATAATCCGCGGATAAGAAATGTCATTGCCGACATTCTTATCCACGGATTATCCGTTGTTATGTTTATTCAAATTATGGAGTTTACTGTTGATATATCCCTGTCATATACGGATTTACCACATTACATTGTTATGTCCGTACATAAGGACAGCCGCTTCACGATACGCATCGCGCACACGGCGATATACATTAATAAGTTTCATTGTTCTTAATTTTGTGAGGACGCTCGCAATGAGCGACCTCTGGTTTTTAGGATGAACCTGACATCCCTTCAAAAAGTTAGTTGAAATAGAGCAGCTTTCTTAGGCCTGACGACAGTTTTCTTTGTTGACGTGATGGATGCTGCAATCGCCGGTGGTGCGGAAACTTTCTGACTCCGCAATGTGGTGAAGAACTTTCTTCACATCGGCACGGAAAGATTTAAATGATACAGTCATAAGCAGAATTTTTAATGGGTTAATACTTATGTGATTCATCATTAGAACGCACAAAAGTACATAAAAGTTCTACAATAATGCTAAATAATTATGTTATAAAACATATTCCACCCTTAATATTCCGAGTTTTAGACTAAATATCATTCATATTCACCTGAGGATTTCAGGAAATCCCGACGTAGTGATAACAGAATCCGCTGTCACGAGAAGCCCCTCAACATCGGGCAATGACTCTATCATCCGACACGCCTGCCGGGCAGTCAACGCCATGCACGCCGTGGCGTAGGCGTCGGCAATCATACATGACGGAGCTATCACAGTAGCCGACAAAAGATCTGTCACAGCAGGTCTGCCGTCAACGGTACTGATAGTGTGCCATGTGCGTCCGTTCTTTGTCTCATGGTAATTCCTATAGTTGCCGGAAGTAGCCACGCCACAACCTGTAACAGCCACCACAGCCATGCGCTCGTGCACAACAGCAGTGTCACAATCGACCGGCGCGTCTATCATCACCCTCCAGTCACCTCCCCGCGGAGATCTACCCGAAAGAGCTATCTCTCCACCTATCTCCACCATATAATCCTCACAGCCGTTACGCCTGAGCATATCGCCCACAAGGTCACACCCATATCCTTTGGTGATGGCGGAGAAATTGAACTCCGTACCGGCGTGCTTCTTGCGGATATACCCATCGGAAGTCATGCTGCATTCATCAATCCCGACAAATGCCAGAAGAGAGTCGATGGCAACTTGCGTAGGCTCCACTCCGGCTGACCGATATCCGTACCCCCAAAGATTTACCAATGGGGCCACTGTCGGATCAAACGCCCCACCGCTCCTCAGGTTGACTTCCTGCGATGCAGTAAAGATCCTGCGAAGGAGAGAATCCGCCTTGACCGAGTCTCCGCGATTGACAGCCGAAACAAGTGATTGCCCATCAAACGGACTCAGCGATCTCTCAACCTCTCTCATGACCAGAAGAATAGAATCCTGCATGTCACGACCTGCCCTGTAGGTAACATGATAGGTAGTGTTCCACACACCACCTTCGACTGACCGATAGCTCTCCATCCCAGAGCAGCCTGACACCATGACACCCATCACAACAAGAGTGAATATATATATATAATGTATAATCCTCATAAAAACCAGCTTTATTACGGCAAAATTACGCAAAATTTTCCAAAAGAATCGTATATTTGCAGAAACCCTCGGATCACGTTTATTGTTTACAACTCACTCTTCATATAACTTAACCCACTTCTTAACAACACAAAATATGTCAAAGGCATACATATTTCTCGCTGACGGCTTTGAAGAGATCGAAGCCCTCGCCCCGGTTGACCTTCTGCGCCGTGCCGGAGTCAATGTCTCAACCGTGTCCATCACCCAGCAAAAGGAGGTGACCGGAGCCCATGGGGTCACCGTAGCAGCCGACACTGTAATCGCTGACGCAGATGCATCCGACGTTGACCTCATTGTGTGTCCCGGTGGAATGCCAGGAGCAGCCAATCTCGCTGCATGCGAAGAGCTGAACAGAATGATAAGAGCTCAGCACACCTCCGGACGATACATATCTGCCATATGTGCCGCCCCGGCTGTCACCCTATCCCCTCTCGGGATACTCTCAGGCAAAAATGCCACATGCTATCCAGGCTTTGAGAAGGCTCTATCCGAAGCTGGAGCCATCCATACTGCCGAGCGTGTTGTAAGGGACGGCAACATCATCACGTCAAACGGTCCTTCCTCTGCCATACAGTTCGGTCTTGCCCTTGTCGAAGCCTTATGCGGAGCTGACACCGCAAAGACAGTAGCATCAGGCATACTCTTATAGAACGACTACGCTCATTAGCTGTTAAACATTACAGGCTGCATCCGCGTTATACATTGGCATGTGAAACCCTATAAACGATTAACAATCATGAGCGAATTCAAAGATATCATCAACAACGGCAAGCCCACACTTGCGGACTTCTTCGCCACATGGTGCGGCCCCTGCAAGATGCAAGGTCCGATCCTTGAGCAGCTGAAACAGAAAATAGGTGACGACGCCAACATCATAAAAATCGATGTCGACCGCACCCCTGACCTTGCGGCGGAATATCAGATACGCAGCGTCCCGACCCTCATCATATTCAAGGACGGCACACCCCAATGGCGCGTATCGGGGCTACAGCAGCTCGAAGTGCTCGAAGAGAAACTCCGGTCATACATGTGATCCGGCATCTTTACATGACCGGCAAAAAGGATAGGCAGCTACACAATATACCATAACCCTTTTTGCCGGTCATCTCATAAACTGTACGGAGTGCTTTTTACGGCTTACTTACGCTGAAACAGATTTTTTTGCATAACTCCATCGGAATTTCTATTTTTGCATGATTAAATCCTAAATATCATGTCTGAACAGCTTGAAATTTCCGAGGTGTACCACGCAGCCCAGGTGCTTCGTGATGTGGCACGTCATCCCCGTCTTATAGGAGTAACCCACCTCAACCCCGAGTCACAGGTCTACTTAAAGCCTGAGAATCTTCAACACACAGGGGCTTTCAAACTCCGTGGTGCCTACTACAAGATATCACAGCTCACCCCCGAAGAGCGAGCCAAAGGCGTGATAGCCTGCTCCGCCGGCAACCACGCCCAGGGAGTAGCCCTTGCCGCCACACACAACGGCATAAAATCGCTCATCTGCCTCCCCGCAGGAGCACCAATATCCAAGATCGAAGCAACAAAACGTCTAGGAGCAGAAGTGTGTCTCGTGCCCGGAGTGTATGACGATGCCTACCAGAAAGCAATCGAGCTTCAGAAGGAGCACGGATACACATTCATTCATCCTTTCGATGATCTCAAAGTGATAGCCGGACAGGGCACCATTGCGCTTGAGATACTTGAAGAGATGCCCGATGTAGAGGCAGTCATAGTCCCCATAGGCGGAGGCGGTCTCATCGCAGGCATGGCATTCACCCTCAAGCAACTCAAACCCGACGTGAAAGTGTATGGCGTACAGGCTGAGGGCGCACCATCCATGTATGAATCAATCAAGGACGGCAAACGCGAGCACCTCAACTCAGTATCGACCATAGCCGACGGCATAGCAGTCAAAGAGCCTGGTGTGAACACGTTCGAATTCTGTTCCAGATATGTCGACGAAATAGTCACCGTAACAGAGGACGAGATCGCCGCCTCAATCCTCGCTCTCATCGAACAGCAGAAACTTGTAGCCGAAGGAGCGGGAGCTGTAGCCGTTGCGGCTGCAATGTTCAACAAGGTCCCTATCAAGGGGAAAAAGACTGTCTGCGTAGTATCCGGAGGCAACATCGATGTCACAATCCTCAACCGAGTGATCACCCGAGGGCTTGTGAAGAGCGGCCGTAACTTCACCCTGAAGCTCGATGTGGGCGACAAGCCGGGACAGCTATCCGAGATATGCAGCATACTCGGCTCAAACGGGGCAAACATAATCTCCGTGACACACGAACGCAACTCCAACACTACATCCATCAACGGTTGCATTCTGCGCATCGAAGTCGAGACCCGCAATCACGACCATATCTCATTGCTCAAAAAAGCTCTCGCTGATGCAGGTCACCATGTGGTTAACTGAAACAATGAAAAGATTCCCGATACTCATACTCCTCTCCGCCATACTCTCGGCGGTGGGGATAACATCCTGCAAGACCACTGAAGAAAATTACCGCAAAGCCTACGAGACTGCGGTGATACAGCGTCAGGAAGCAACAGGCATTGACTCCACCATCTACGGAAAGATACGCAACAGTGCCAACACCTCCACTCTGCTTGTAGGGGGAGTAGAGCTGCCCATGCGCTCCGAATACATCGGATACGATGCCGATGGAGGCTCGTCACGCGACAAGGTGAAACTTTACAACATTGTGGTCGGACAATTCCGGCAGATATTCAATGCCAAACAGATGCGTCAGAGACTGCTTGATGCAGGCTATGACAGCGCGATGGTGGTGCACACTCGCGAACCGCTATATTACGTGATCACCGAGACATCATCAACCCCCGCCGAAGCACTTGAGGCATGGCGCAAAGTCAAATCCGACAAAGGGCTTGTGATCAAATCTCCTCTTCCGTTCATACTCCGGCCCGCCCATTTCCGAAATTAGAGGGAAGACATATGTTGACATAACAAGCGATTAGCTGAAGGGCCTCAACTCTTCAGCTAATCATTTGTCAGCAAACAAGCTCTAAAAGTTGCATTATAACCAGAAAATCTCTAACTTTGCAGATATTTTCACCATGAATAAAGACTACGTCACACATTCAGGAATAATTACTCGTATTGATGACGGCTCGCTTACTCTGCGAACAGAAGAAGCCTGCCGATGTGAAGGGTGTGCCGTAGCATCACTATGCAACAAGGATTCATCCTCCGAACAGGAAAGCATCACAATAAACACCCCTGAATCCTCGCTCTACAATGTGGGAGAACGTGTCGAGGTAATAGCATCGTCAGGATCCACGCTCCGTGCCACCTGGTGGGCACTGATGCTGCCTACATTACTGTTCATAGGGATTGTGCTCGCAGTAAGGCTCATATGGCACAACAGCGGGGCATGGTCGCTTGTGACCGGATTTGTGGTGCTCGCCATATACGATCTCTTCCTCTACCGCTTCCGCAAGCGGCTTGCGCAGAACATATCCTGGAAGGTCAGGCGGTTGTGAGCCCCACCTTGTCAGTATCATAAACAATATTCCGAATCAATCTATTTTCAACACATACCATGAATGTAATCATACTATCCATCATCGTCCTCGGCATAATCGGGATTGTGGGTGCGGCAGTGCTTTACGCCGTAGCCCGTAAATTTTACGTGCAGGAAGACCCACGCATCGATCAGGTAGAGGCACTTCTTCCAGGAGCCAACTGCGGAGGATGCGGACGTAGCGGATGCCGCGACTTTGCAGCCGCATGTGTAGGGGCTGACACTCTTGACGGTCTGACATGCCCATCTTCAAGCACAGAGACAATGAAGAAAATCGGTGAGATCGTAGGACTCGCTCCGGTAGCCGCCAAGCCCAAAATCGCTGTGATCAAATGTAACGGCACCTGCGAGCTGCGTCCCGCCCATGCCCGCTTCGAGGGGGCACCGTCATGTGCCGTTCTCTCATCGCTCGGCACAGGTCAGTCAGCCTGCCCCAACGGCTGTCTCGGGTGCGGCGACTGCGTAGAAGCATGTCCGTGGGGTGCCATGAGAATGAATCTTGAGACCGGACTGCCGGAAGTAATCGAGGACAAGTGCGTGGGCTGCGGTGCATGCGTAAAGGCTTGTCCGCGCTCGATAATCGAATTGCGCAACAAGGGTCCGCGAGGTATGCGCGTGTTCGTGGCATGCTCCAACAAGGAGAAAGGCGCGCTTGCGATGAAAGCATGCAAGGTAGCATGCATAGGATGCGGAAAGTGTGCCAAGAACTGTCCTCACGAAGCCATAGCAGTCAACTCCAATCTTGCCTACATTGACTATGAGAAGTGTAAACTCTGCAAGAAATGTGTTGAGGTGTGCCCCACTCACTCAATCCATGCCGTGAATTTCCCGGTAAAGAAAGCCGAACCGGCAGCTACTGAATCCAAGGCATAACAATCTCATCTCCCATCCACGAAATCCAATATGAAACTTCATACATTCAAGACCGGCGGCGTACATCCCGCCGAGAATAAAATTGCGGCAGGCAAACCGATAATCAATCTGCCACTCCCTGCCGAGGTTGTGCTCCCGGTGTCACAGCACATCGGTGCCCCTGCCAAACCTATAGTGCAGAAAGGTGACCACGTGAAGCGTGGCGACCGTGTTGCGGAGGCTGGAGGATTCGTCTCAGCCCATATACACACCCCGATCTCAGGAACAGTGGTCAAGATCGACACAGCCCGCACTCCGCAGGGCATGCCTGTCGAAGCTATATATATCAAAAGCGACGACGCCGACCGCGAAGCGGATGCAGCCTCAATGGCAGACTCTGCACCTAAACGCACCGATGCCGAAATAGCCATTCTCGACTCCAAAGCTATAATCGACCTCATCAAGGATGCCGGCATAGTCGGACTCGGAGGAGCCACATTCCCCGCCCACGTAAAACTGATGCCACCTCCAGGCTCCAAGGCTGAAGTGGTAATAATCAATGCCGCGGAGTGCGAACCTTGCCTCTCTTGCGACGATATGCTAATGCGCGAGAACTCCAGAGAGATAGTCAAAGGAGTGCAACTGCTTGTAAAGGCAGCAGGTGTCAACCGTGGCATAATAGCCATCGAGAACAACAAGCCGGAAGCTATAGCCGCCCTAACGGCCGCCTCTTCATCCGCCCCAGGAATAGAGGTGATGCCCATGAAAGTCAAATATCCCCAAGGTGGTGAAAAACAGTTGATCGAGGCTGTGATCGGGAAAGAAGTACCATCAGGAGCTCTCCCTATAGCCACAGGCGCAATAGTTCAGAACGTAGCAACAGCCTATGCCGTATACCGGGCGGTATATCACAACGAACCCATCCTTGACCGTGTGCTCACAATCCACAACGGCACCGAAGGCAAAAACCTACGCGTACCTCTCGGAACAATCCTGTCAACCCTCGTAGAAGGCAATGACTACGAAAAGATAATCATAGGCGGCCCGATGATGGGGCGTACAGCATCCACCCTCGACACCCCTATGATAAAGGGCACATCAGGCATACTTCTTGACTCGCGCTACGCACACCGCCGCCCCACAGAACCATGCATCAAGTGCGGAGCCTGCGTCAATGCATGCCCCATGGGTCTTGAGCCATACCTTGTGAGCACCCTGTCGCGCCTGAAGCAATGGGACGAAGCAGAGCAGGAAAAGATAGCCAACTGCATAGAGTGCGGCTCATGCAGCTACATATGCCCGGCATCGCGCCCGCTCGTCGACTACATACGTGTGGGCAAAGCAAAAGTAATGGCGGCAATCCGCGCACGCGCAGCCGCATCCAAATCGTAAGTAAAAGCGGCAAGGAACACACTCTGTAACACCTATTCCGCATAACCAACAATACCAAAGAGGATATTCCACTTAATTGTGGCATATCCTCTTTTATATTGTGTTTTTTCAGAAAAATAAGCTCAATCAACATATTCCAGGTCACATTTTCCACCTAAATCCTTCAAATATCCGATAAATTAAGTTAACTTTGCCAAAACAAGTAACTACTCATTTAAAATCTCAACCACATGTCATTCTGGAAAGGTGTGAAGAGCGCGTTCGGATTCAGCGGTAGCGAAAGCGAAGAGGACGTCGAAGAGTACGACTCATCTCTCCCTACATATGCTGCACAGCCAACCCCTGCCGATCAGGAAACGGTCGGCAACCAACCCGACACACCTTCGCATGAACAATCCACACCTGACCCCGACATAACCATCAAGCCTGTCGATACTGCCGGCAACGAGCCAACCGAAACTCATGCCGACGACTCTCTTCCGGGCGACATATTCGATGCCCTGATAGAACAATTCAACTCGTTCCAGCCCGAATTCGTAAAAGAATGCCTCTCTACCGAAGCACAGCGCACATACATATACAACTCTATTTCAGAGAACCTGCGCTTACGAATCCAGAAAGCGACAGCCACGACTCAACAAACTGACGACAGCAGCAACCAGACTGAAATAGAACGTCTGAAACGACGAATATCCGTTCTTGAAGCTGAGGCAAAAGACACTGATAACATCCGTCAGGAAAACCACAAGCTACAGCTAAGCATCAAACGTCAGAAACGAGCTCTCCTTGACCGCATCAACGACCTTGAAGCCCAGGTAGCCAAGAACTATGCCGAGCGGGAAAAATTCTTCTCGGACAAACGCAATCCGGCTGATGCCGCTCTCATTGACTCCACCAATGCCCGAGTAAAAGAACTCGAAGCCACCCTTGCCCAACGCGACGAAGAGATCGCAGCCCGCACAGGAGACATGGACCAGATGATGATGAAAATCAAGATCGGCGACCAGATGATCACAGATCTGCGCAACCAGTCGGACGCTGCCCGAAACGAATACGAGGACACGTGCAACCAGCAGCAGATTGCCCTTGAGCAGATACAGTTGCAGGTAGAAGCGTTCGAGCAGATAAAAGTCCGATACGAAGCACGCATTGCCGAGCTCAAGGATGCCATAAAGCAGGAGAAAGCACGCAACCTTGACGAACAGATATCTCGACTCAACGAAGAGAACGCCTCTCTGCGTCACACTATAGAAAACAATCTGTACAATCAGGCAAGCAACGAGATGCGCCTGCGCAACGAGATCAAACGGCTCAAGCAGGAACTCGAAAAAGCAACAGCGGCAGCAGCTCCACACCAGGACCCATCCTCCAGCAATACCCCGAGCCATCGCCTGCATCATTCCAGTCTTCGGCTGTTTCAACCGACGCGGAAGCACAGTCCAAACAGAAGCAACCCCCACGCCGGCGCGGACGTCCCAAAAAAGCTAAACTTGACGAGGAACTCGACAACACAGAATGGTTCTCACAGACAGGACACAAGGAGGACCCTGATTTCGGTTACCACGAACCCCCGCGACGCCCATCCAACGACAACGCCGCACAGCTCTCGCTTTTCTGAGATGGGAAATGCCAACATATCGAACAACAAAGACTCAATCCACTTTTTTCAATAATACCAATGACCCGTCACCTCATAACTCTTGCAGCGGCGAGCCTCATGACAATATCAGCCGCAGCTGCTCCAAAGGCTATAAATGTCAGCAACTTCGCCGACATGGCTCCATATGTACATCCCAACAACGGAAGCAAATCGGTAGCTAAGCCTTATTTCATGCCCGACGGACAGTCCTACCTGCAACTTTCAGCTGACTCAAAACGCATCGTCAGGCATGACATACGCAACGGAGCGGAAGCTGAGACCGTGATGGATGTGACCAATACCCGCGAAGCAAAAATCCCAGCTATCGAGAGCTTCCAATTAAGCCCCGATGGCTCCAAACTACTTCTCGCAACCGGCATAGAGCCCATCTACCGCCGCTCCTCCCGTGCATCACACTACATATACGAGATACGCACGCGAATACTCACGCCATTATCAGAGAGTCATCCTGTGCAGCGTTGTCCGGTATTTTCTCCTGACGGAAGAATGGTGGCATTTGTCGCTCCCGACAACAACATCTACCTAAAGAAACTCGACTACGGCACAGAAGTGGCAGTCACAACCGACGGGGCCGTCGACCGTATCATCAACGGAGTCCCCGACTGGGTGTACGAAGAGGAGTTCTCAGCCACATGCTCAATGGCATGGTCGCCTGACTGTCTCACACTGTGCTATCTCAAATACAACGAGACCGAAGTGCCCGCCTATTCTTTCCCACTCTACGAAGGCTCATGCGACCCCATGAAGCAGTATGCACTCTATCCGGGACAGTTCACCTACAAATATCCTGTAGCCGGACAACCCAACTCAGTTGTCACTCTTCACAGTTACGATATCGACAACCGCAAGACCAAGGACATCACTCTTCCCGGTTCCGACATAGAATACATCCCGCGTATCAGCTATGCCCACGACCCTGCCGGACGCCTTATGGTGACCACACTCGACCGCTCGCAGACACGCATGGAGCTCCTTGCAGTCAATCCGCGTTCAGGCGTATCCAAATCTCTCATCACAGAGAAGAGCGAGGCATGGCTCAACGATGACACATACGAGAACATAACATATCTCCCCTCAGGATTCATCCTGCTGTCGGGGCGCAGCGGATTCACCCACGCCTATCTCTACAGCTACGAGGGACAGCTCATGCGCACCATCACTTCAGGCGATTTCGATATAAAAGACTTCTACGGAACTGACACCAAAGGCAACTGCTACTTCCAGTCCACAGTGTCAGGACCCATCAACCGAGTAGTGATGCGTGTCGACCCCAAAGGCATCACAAAGCGTCTCACCCCCGACTCGGGCAACGCTTCAGCATGGTTCTCCCCGACAATGGATTACTATGCAGTCACCTACAGCAACTCCACCACACCACCTGCATGCACCCTCTACACAGCACCAGCCGACAAGAAGATAAGAGTGCTTGAGGACAATGCCGGACTCGCCGAAAAATACGCATCGGCACCCAAGCCAGAATTCACTACCGTGACCACCTCCGAAGGGATCACAATGGATGCTTACATCATCAAGCCATCCAATTTCGATCAGTCACGCCGCTACCCTCTCATCATCACCCAGTACAGCGGTCCCGGATCGCAGGAAGTGCTCAACCGATGGCGGATCGACTGGACCCAGTATGCAGCGATGCACGGCTATGTGGTGCTTTGTGTAGACGCGCGCGGCACAGGCGGTAAAGGAAGAGCCTGGGAGACCATAGTATACAAGAATCTCGGACACTACGAGGCCATCGACCTTTGCGGAGCAGCCCGCTGGGCAGCGACCCTTCCATATGTCGATCCGGCACGCATAGGCCTCACCGGATGGAGCT
The sequence above is drawn from the Duncaniella freteri genome and encodes:
- the rsxC gene encoding electron transport complex subunit RsxC encodes the protein MKLHTFKTGGVHPAENKIAAGKPIINLPLPAEVVLPVSQHIGAPAKPIVQKGDHVKRGDRVAEAGGFVSAHIHTPISGTVVKIDTARTPQGMPVEAIYIKSDDADREADAASMADSAPKRTDAEIAILDSKAIIDLIKDAGIVGLGGATFPAHVKLMPPPGSKAEVVIINAAECEPCLSCDDMLMRENSREIVKGVQLLVKAAGVNRGIIAIENNKPEAIAALTAASSSAPGIEVMPMKVKYPQGGEKQLIEAVIGKEVPSGALPIATGAIVQNVATAYAVYRAVYHNEPILDRVLTIHNGTEGKNLRVPLGTILSTLVEGNDYEKIIIGGPMMGRTASTLDTPMIKGTSGILLDSRYAHRRPTEPCIKCGACVNACPMGLEPYLVSTLSRLKQWDEAEQEKIANCIECGSCSYICPASRPLVDYIRVGKAKVMAAIRARAAASKS
- a CDS encoding S9 family peptidase; this encodes MTRHLITLAAASLMTISAAAAPKAINVSNFADMAPYVHPNNGSKSVAKPYFMPDGQSYLQLSADSKRIVRHDIRNGAEAETVMDVTNTREAKIPAIESFQLSPDGSKLLLATGIEPIYRRSSRASHYIYEIRTRILTPLSESHPVQRCPVFSPDGRMVAFVAPDNNIYLKKLDYGTEVAVTTDGAVDRIINGVPDWVYEEEFSATCSMAWSPDCLTLCYLKYNETEVPAYSFPLYEGSCDPMKQYALYPGQFTYKYPVAGQPNSVVTLHSYDIDNRKTKDITLPGSDIEYIPRISYAHDPAGRLMVTTLDRSQTRMELLAVNPRSGVSKSLITEKSEAWLNDDTYENITYLPSGFILLSGRSGFTHAYLYSYEGQLMRTITSGDFDIKDFYGTDTKGNCYFQSTVSGPINRVVMRVDPKGITKRLTPDSGNASAWFSPTMDYYAVTYSNSTTPPACTLYTAPADKKIRVLEDNAGLAEKYASAPKPEFTTVTTSEGITMDAYIIKPSNFDQSRRYPLIITQYSGPGSQEVLNRWRIDWTQYAAMHGYVVLCVDARGTGGKGRAWETIVYKNLGHYEAIDLCGAARWAATLPYVDPARIGLTGWSYGGYQTLMTISSPASPFACAVAVAPVTDWRYYDTVYSERFMLTPQENPDGYRESSPINKVKDMNIPLLIMHGTADDNVHLMNTMQYVSVLQSHGRFCDMFLYPNMNHSILGCDSRLNVYSKMLDYFDKNL